In a single window of the Anaerocolumna cellulosilytica genome:
- the dnaJ gene encoding molecular chaperone DnaJ, whose product MADKRDYYEVLGLSRSATDDDIKKAYRKLAKKYHPDANPGDTEAEAKFKEASEAYAVLSDADKRRQYDQFGHSAFEGGAGGAGGFDFNNMDMGDIFGDIFGDLFGGGRTRRSSNGPMKGPNVRTGVRITFQEAVSGVEKELELNLKEDCGTCHGTGAKPGTSTETCRKCGGKGQVVYTQQSLFGMVRNVQTCPDCNGTGKVIKDKCSDCYGTGYVNRKKKIQVSIPAGIDNGQSIRIRDKGEPGVNGGERGDLLVEVSVSRHPIFQRQEYDVYSTAPISFAEAALGGDVKISTVDGDVLYTVKPGTQTDTKVRLRGKGIPTLRNKQVRGDHYVTLVVQVPTKLSSEQKELLQKFDDSMNNRSDSESAEPEKEKKKKFFGK is encoded by the coding sequence ATGGCAGATAAAAGAGATTATTACGAAGTCCTGGGCCTGTCCAGGTCAGCAACGGATGATGACATAAAAAAAGCCTACAGAAAATTAGCAAAGAAATACCACCCGGATGCAAACCCGGGAGATACTGAGGCAGAAGCTAAGTTCAAAGAAGCTTCAGAAGCGTATGCTGTATTAAGTGATGCAGACAAACGAAGACAATATGACCAATTCGGTCACTCCGCTTTTGAAGGGGGAGCAGGCGGTGCCGGTGGTTTTGATTTTAATAACATGGATATGGGAGATATCTTTGGAGATATCTTTGGAGATTTATTCGGAGGCGGAAGAACCAGAAGGTCAAGTAATGGGCCAATGAAGGGACCTAATGTCCGTACCGGAGTTAGAATTACATTCCAGGAAGCTGTAAGCGGCGTAGAAAAAGAACTGGAGTTAAATCTAAAAGAAGATTGTGGTACTTGTCACGGAACAGGTGCAAAACCTGGAACCAGCACGGAAACTTGTAGAAAATGTGGTGGTAAAGGGCAGGTAGTATATACTCAGCAATCATTATTTGGTATGGTAAGAAATGTGCAGACCTGTCCGGATTGTAACGGTACCGGAAAGGTGATTAAAGATAAATGTTCGGACTGTTATGGAACTGGTTATGTAAACCGTAAAAAGAAGATTCAGGTATCAATTCCTGCTGGTATAGATAATGGACAGAGCATACGTATTAGGGACAAGGGTGAACCAGGTGTCAATGGTGGTGAAAGAGGCGATTTGTTGGTTGAAGTCTCTGTAAGCAGACACCCTATCTTCCAGAGACAGGAATATGATGTCTATTCTACAGCACCAATATCCTTTGCGGAGGCAGCTTTGGGCGGAGACGTGAAAATCAGTACAGTGGATGGAGATGTTCTTTATACGGTTAAGCCAGGCACTCAAACGGATACGAAAGTACGTCTTCGTGGAAAAGGCATTCCAACCTTACGTAACAAACAAGTACGCGGAGACCATTATGTAACTTTAGTTGTTCAGGTACCTACTAAATTATCTAGCGAGCAAAAAGAGCTGCTGCAAAAGTTTGATGATTCTATGAATAACCGAAGCGATAGTGAATCGGCGGAGCCGGAAAAAGAGAAGAAGAAGAAATTCTTTGGTAAATGA
- the dnaK gene encoding molecular chaperone DnaK — protein MGKIIGIDLGTTNSCVAVMEGGKPVVIANAEGARTTPSVVAFTKTAERLVGESAKRQAVTNSDKTISSIKRHMGTEYKVSIDDKKFTPQEISAMVLQKLKADAESYLGEKVTEAVITVPAYFNDAQRQATKDAGKIAGLDVKRIINEPTAAALAYGLDNEHEQKIMVYDLGGGTFDVSIIEIGDGVIEVLATSGDNKLGGDDFDERITRYMIDEFKKTEGVDLSLDKMALQRLREAAEKAKKELSSATTSNINLPFITATAEGPKHFDLNLTRAKFDELTHDLVERTATPVQNALKDAGITSSELKKVLLVGGSTRIPAVQDKVKQLTGHEPSKTLNPDECVAIGASVQGGKLAGDAGAGDILLLDVTPLSLSIETMGGVATRLIERNTTIPTKKSQIFSTAADNQSAVDINVVQGERQFAKDNKSLGQFRLDGIPPARRGVPQIEVTFDIDANGILNVSAKDLGTGREQNITITGGSNLSDADIDKAVKEAAEYEAQDKKRKEAVEVRNDADSMVFQTEKALSEAGDKIGADDKAKVETDLQHLKDLMAKSNPEVMSDGEVEDIKAAKERLMESAQALFAKLYEQTQGGPAPDMSGAQEGSASDTYADDVVDGDYKEV, from the coding sequence ATGGGTAAAATCATAGGAATTGACTTAGGTACCACAAATTCATGCGTTGCCGTAATGGAAGGTGGAAAACCTGTTGTTATCGCTAATGCAGAAGGTGCTAGAACTACTCCTTCCGTAGTTGCATTCACAAAAACAGCAGAAAGATTAGTAGGTGAATCAGCAAAACGTCAGGCAGTAACAAACTCTGATAAAACAATCTCATCCATAAAAAGACACATGGGTACAGAGTATAAAGTGAGTATTGATGATAAGAAATTTACACCACAGGAGATTTCTGCAATGGTTCTTCAAAAATTAAAAGCTGATGCAGAAAGCTATTTAGGTGAAAAAGTAACAGAAGCAGTTATTACCGTACCCGCTTACTTTAATGACGCACAAAGACAGGCAACAAAAGACGCTGGAAAAATAGCTGGTCTTGATGTTAAGAGAATTATTAATGAGCCTACAGCGGCAGCATTGGCTTATGGTCTTGATAATGAACACGAGCAAAAAATTATGGTTTATGACTTAGGTGGTGGTACCTTTGACGTTTCCATTATTGAAATTGGTGATGGTGTAATTGAAGTTTTAGCTACTTCCGGTGATAATAAGCTTGGTGGTGACGACTTTGATGAAAGAATCACTAGATATATGATTGATGAATTTAAGAAAACAGAAGGTGTTGACTTATCTTTAGATAAGATGGCATTGCAGAGATTAAGAGAAGCTGCTGAAAAAGCTAAAAAAGAGTTATCCTCAGCAACTACAAGTAACATTAACCTTCCTTTCATCACTGCAACAGCAGAAGGACCAAAGCATTTCGATTTAAACTTAACCAGAGCAAAATTTGATGAATTAACGCATGATTTGGTAGAGAGAACTGCTACTCCGGTTCAGAATGCTTTAAAAGATGCAGGAATTACTTCATCCGAATTAAAGAAAGTACTATTAGTTGGTGGTTCTACTCGTATCCCTGCTGTTCAGGATAAAGTGAAACAATTAACTGGACACGAACCATCAAAGACTCTTAATCCAGACGAATGTGTAGCTATCGGTGCATCCGTTCAGGGTGGTAAATTAGCAGGAGATGCTGGTGCAGGAGATATCCTTCTTCTTGACGTAACACCACTTTCCCTAAGCATTGAAACTATGGGTGGCGTTGCGACTAGATTAATTGAAAGAAACACAACAATTCCTACCAAGAAGAGTCAGATTTTCTCAACTGCAGCAGACAATCAAAGCGCGGTAGATATCAACGTTGTACAGGGTGAAAGACAATTTGCGAAAGACAATAAGAGCCTTGGACAATTCAGGTTAGATGGAATTCCACCAGCAAGACGAGGTGTTCCTCAAATCGAAGTTACTTTTGATATCGATGCGAATGGTATCTTAAATGTATCTGCTAAAGATTTAGGAACAGGAAGAGAACAAAACATTACCATTACCGGTGGATCAAATCTTTCCGATGCAGATATTGACAAAGCAGTAAAAGAAGCTGCTGAGTATGAAGCTCAGGATAAGAAACGTAAAGAAGCGGTAGAAGTAAGAAACGATGCTGATTCCATGGTATTCCAGACAGAAAAAGCTTTAAGTGAAGCCGGAGACAAAATCGGAGCTGATGATAAAGCAAAAGTAGAAACTGATTTACAACACTTAAAAGATTTAATGGCTAAATCTAATCCTGAAGTTATGTCTGATGGAGAAGTAGAAGATATTAAAGCTGCTAAAGAAAGATTGATGGAAAGCGCACAGGCTTTATTTGCCAAATTGTATGAACAGACTCAGGGCGGTCCTGCCCCTGATATGTCAGGAGCACAAGAGGGCAGTGCAAGTGACACCTATGCGGATGATGTAGTAGATGGAGATTATAAAGAAGTCTAA
- the thiI gene encoding tRNA uracil 4-sulfurtransferase ThiI encodes MYKAFLIKYAEIGIKGKNRYLFENALRDQIKNSLKDLGDYLVSKEQGRIYIECPDDYDYDETVEALQRVFGIAQICPVSIIDTIDWDPLTEAVGNYVEERYPDKNFTFKMEAKRSDKKYPLTSPEICVEMGAYLLRRFPEMKVDVHNPSVRIMVEVRTRSYVYSEIIPGLGGMPVGSNGKAMLLLSGGIDSPVAGYMVAKRGVTIDAVYFHAPPYTSDRAKEKVVDLARLVSKYTGPIKLHVINFTDIQLYIYEKCPHDELTIIMRRYMMKIAETLAVDSGCLGLITGESIGQVASQTLHSLAATNEVCSLPVYRPLIAFDKQDIVDIAEKINTYETSILPYEDCCTIFVAKHPVTKPSLKVIRYSEKALEEKIEELVKTALDTKETILVQ; translated from the coding sequence ATGTACAAGGCATTTTTAATTAAGTACGCTGAAATAGGAATTAAGGGCAAAAACAGATATCTGTTTGAAAATGCCTTAAGAGATCAAATAAAAAACAGTCTAAAAGACCTGGGTGATTATCTAGTTTCAAAAGAGCAGGGAAGAATATATATTGAATGTCCGGATGACTATGATTATGACGAGACAGTAGAAGCGCTTCAGCGAGTATTTGGTATTGCACAGATATGTCCGGTTTCGATTATAGATACCATTGATTGGGATCCCTTAACTGAGGCAGTAGGTAATTATGTTGAAGAACGGTATCCAGATAAGAACTTTACTTTTAAGATGGAAGCAAAGCGCAGTGATAAGAAATATCCACTTACCTCACCGGAAATTTGCGTTGAGATGGGGGCTTATTTATTGCGTCGTTTTCCTGAGATGAAGGTGGATGTGCACAATCCTTCCGTTCGTATTATGGTCGAGGTTAGGACACGATCCTATGTATATTCAGAAATCATTCCGGGGTTAGGTGGAATGCCGGTTGGTTCAAACGGAAAAGCCATGTTACTGCTGTCTGGTGGTATTGATAGTCCGGTTGCCGGGTATATGGTGGCAAAAAGAGGTGTAACCATAGATGCGGTATATTTTCATGCACCTCCATATACAAGTGATAGAGCCAAAGAAAAAGTAGTTGATTTAGCTCGCTTGGTTTCTAAGTATACTGGTCCAATCAAACTTCACGTTATTAATTTTACAGATATTCAGTTATATATTTATGAAAAATGCCCTCATGATGAGCTTACTATTATTATGAGACGTTATATGATGAAGATAGCAGAGACTTTGGCAGTAGATTCCGGTTGTCTGGGACTGATTACAGGAGAGAGTATTGGTCAGGTGGCAAGTCAGACACTTCACAGCCTTGCTGCAACCAACGAAGTATGCTCCTTGCCTGTTTACCGTCCATTAATAGCTTTTGATAAGCAAGACATTGTAGACATTGCAGAAAAGATTAACACGTACGAAACCTCTATACTGCCATATGAAGATTGCTGTACTATATTTGTAGCAAAACATCCGGTAACAAAGCCTAGTCTTAAGGTAATACGTTATTCAGAAAAAGCGTTAGAGGAAAAAATTGAGGAACTGGTTAAGACAGCCTTAGATACGAAAGAAACCATATTGGTTCAGTAA
- a CDS encoding IreB family regulatory phosphoprotein yields the protein MQEFNNTQYFRVQKENEISVKEIISAVFTAMTEKGYNPVNQIVGYVMSGDPTYITNHKGARSLIMKVERDEILEELLKDYINHNLV from the coding sequence ATGCAGGAATTTAACAATACCCAGTATTTTAGAGTACAAAAAGAAAATGAGATATCCGTGAAGGAAATTATTTCTGCTGTTTTTACCGCTATGACTGAAAAAGGCTATAATCCGGTAAATCAGATTGTTGGATACGTCATGTCCGGAGACCCTACCTACATAACGAATCATAAAGGTGCGAGAAGCCTGATTATGAAGGTAGAAAGAGACGAGATATTAGAGGAATTACTAAAAGATTATATTAACCATAATCTTGTGTAA
- a CDS encoding 16S rRNA (uracil(1498)-N(3))-methyltransferase, whose product MYRFYVEQNQIKENSICILDSDVNHIKNVLRMNRGDTLIACDGQGKDYICSITDLSDKIVELAIKQVQNSYAELEGRIYLFQGLPKKDKMELIIQKAVELGVYEIIPVMTKRTVVKLEDKKKELKKLERWQAIATSAAKQSGRGIIPRIAGTKTLKQALDYGSELDCRFIPYENAEGIEYTKEVIANIQSKHKVGIFIGPEGGFEEKEITLAKEAGYQPITLGKRILRTETAGLAILSMIMLQMET is encoded by the coding sequence ATGTACCGTTTCTATGTAGAGCAAAATCAGATTAAGGAAAACAGCATCTGTATCCTTGATTCAGATGTTAACCATATAAAAAATGTACTTCGGATGAACCGGGGAGATACATTAATTGCCTGTGACGGACAAGGAAAAGATTATATATGCAGTATTACTGATTTGTCTGATAAAATAGTGGAGTTAGCTATTAAACAGGTTCAAAATAGCTATGCAGAATTAGAAGGCAGGATTTACCTGTTTCAAGGTCTGCCTAAAAAGGATAAAATGGAATTAATTATACAAAAGGCTGTTGAGCTTGGTGTATATGAGATAATACCGGTAATGACGAAGCGTACAGTCGTTAAGTTAGAAGATAAGAAAAAAGAGTTAAAAAAGCTAGAGCGTTGGCAAGCAATTGCTACCAGTGCTGCCAAACAGTCCGGCAGAGGGATTATACCACGTATAGCTGGAACCAAGACCCTTAAACAGGCTTTGGACTATGGCAGTGAACTGGACTGTCGTTTTATTCCTTATGAAAATGCAGAGGGGATTGAGTATACAAAAGAAGTAATTGCAAATATACAAAGTAAACACAAAGTAGGCATTTTTATTGGGCCAGAAGGTGGTTTTGAAGAGAAGGAGATTACTCTTGCAAAGGAAGCAGGATATCAGCCGATTACGTTGGGAAAAAGAATTCTGCGTACAGAGACAGCAGGGCTTGCAATACTTTCTATGATAATGCTTCAAATGGAAACTTAA
- a CDS encoding Fur family transcriptional regulator — MLDKQERFKTLLKENGLKVTTQRIEILEALENRPDKHLTAEEIYECVKEKNPDIGLATVYRTIQLLTELNLIDKLNLGDGFVRYEIGRQGSDDKAHHHHHLICLNCGNVLTFQGDLLDTLEHHIQETMGFEVVDHEVKMFGYCKTCRKEAVKAKKSN, encoded by the coding sequence ATGCTTGATAAGCAGGAGCGATTCAAAACATTATTAAAAGAAAATGGGCTTAAGGTTACCACTCAGAGAATAGAAATACTAGAAGCTCTTGAGAATCGACCGGATAAGCATTTAACTGCTGAAGAAATATATGAATGTGTAAAAGAGAAAAATCCGGACATCGGATTAGCCACTGTTTACAGAACGATTCAATTATTAACAGAGTTAAACCTTATAGATAAGCTGAATTTGGGAGATGGTTTTGTACGATATGAGATCGGCAGACAAGGCAGTGATGATAAAGCACACCATCACCATCATTTGATATGTCTGAATTGCGGGAATGTACTAACTTTTCAGGGAGATTTATTAGATACCCTGGAACATCATATTCAGGAAACAATGGGTTTTGAAGTCGTTGACCATGAAGTAAAGATGTTCGGTTATTGTAAAACATGCAGGAAAGAAGCAGTAAAAGCTAAAAAATCAAATTGA
- a CDS encoding DUF1292 domain-containing protein: MDDKKNKITFLTDDKTEEKFYVLEQTKLNGVTYLLVSDTDEDEEEGDAYILKDMSAEEDEAALYEMVEDEQELNSIAKIFEELLEDIDIEI; encoded by the coding sequence ATGGATGACAAAAAAAATAAAATTACTTTTTTAACAGATGATAAAACAGAAGAAAAGTTTTATGTTTTAGAACAGACAAAGCTGAATGGAGTTACGTATCTATTGGTTTCTGATACAGATGAGGATGAAGAAGAGGGAGATGCATATATTTTAAAAGATATGTCCGCTGAAGAAGATGAGGCTGCTCTTTATGAAATGGTAGAAGATGAACAAGAACTCAATTCAATTGCTAAAATATTTGAAGAATTGTTGGAAGATATAGATATAGAGATTTAA
- the mtaB gene encoding tRNA (N(6)-L-threonylcarbamoyladenosine(37)-C(2))-methylthiotransferase MtaB, whose translation MESNILIKRNIDKEFSASTVAFLTLGCKVNSYETEAMQKLFEDEGLRIVEFSQKADIYVINTCTVTNIADRKSRQMLHKARKMNENALVVAVGCYVQAAKDTLELDAAIDVVIGNNKKKDIIGILKEHFGGNTCTVEQDTLQREEENSTKDKNILKEDEDTKIFHKEDRVIDISHETEYEELNIREVSEKTRAYIKIQDGCNQFCSYCIIPYARGRVRSRSQSAVIEEVKRLVEKGYKEIVLTGIHLSSYGIDFTENEAYEEESLLLKLIVSLHEIEGLQRIRLGSLEPRIITENFAGTLSRLSKMCPHFHLSLQSGCDATLKRMNRKYTAQEYYEKCLLLRKYFTAPAITTDIIVGFPGETEEDFLETQRYLRKISFAQMHVFKYSVRKGTKAEIMPDQVKEEVKAQRSNALIQLAETMTKEYQSYFEGKTETILIEEAMVIDGITYQVGHNERYLKLAVKSEEDLTNQLVSAKVCGYLSKEIMFCEIMD comes from the coding sequence ATGGAAAGTAATATTCTGATAAAAAGAAATATAGATAAAGAATTCAGTGCCAGTACAGTTGCTTTTTTAACTTTGGGATGTAAAGTGAATTCATATGAAACCGAAGCAATGCAGAAGCTTTTTGAAGATGAAGGATTAAGAATAGTTGAATTTTCTCAAAAAGCAGATATCTATGTAATCAATACTTGTACGGTAACCAATATTGCAGACCGTAAATCACGTCAAATGCTTCATAAGGCAAGAAAAATGAACGAGAATGCATTGGTAGTGGCGGTTGGCTGTTATGTGCAGGCGGCTAAAGATACTTTAGAGCTGGATGCAGCAATTGATGTTGTAATTGGAAATAATAAAAAGAAGGATATCATTGGTATTTTAAAAGAGCATTTTGGCGGTAATACTTGTACTGTAGAGCAAGACACCTTACAAAGGGAGGAAGAGAATTCTACTAAAGATAAGAATATTCTGAAGGAAGATGAAGATACTAAAATCTTTCATAAGGAAGACCGCGTAATTGATATTAGTCATGAAACTGAATATGAGGAATTGAATATACGGGAAGTATCCGAAAAGACAAGAGCATATATTAAAATACAGGACGGATGTAACCAGTTTTGTTCCTATTGTATTATTCCCTATGCCAGAGGAAGGGTTCGAAGCCGTTCCCAGTCAGCTGTTATTGAAGAAGTAAAAAGGCTTGTTGAAAAAGGCTATAAAGAAATTGTATTAACCGGAATTCACTTATCCTCTTATGGAATTGATTTTACAGAAAATGAAGCCTATGAAGAAGAGAGTCTCCTGCTAAAGCTCATTGTAAGTTTACATGAGATAGAAGGTTTGCAAAGAATTCGTCTCGGTTCTTTGGAGCCGAGAATTATAACAGAAAACTTTGCCGGTACCTTGTCAAGGTTATCTAAAATGTGTCCTCATTTTCATTTGTCCCTTCAAAGCGGTTGTGATGCAACCTTAAAACGTATGAATCGCAAGTATACAGCTCAGGAGTATTATGAAAAATGTCTTTTGTTGCGTAAATATTTTACAGCTCCAGCTATTACAACTGACATAATAGTAGGATTTCCAGGAGAGACAGAGGAAGATTTTCTGGAAACTCAAAGATATCTAAGAAAGATTTCCTTTGCCCAAATGCATGTCTTTAAATATTCTGTTAGAAAAGGAACAAAGGCTGAGATAATGCCTGACCAGGTAAAAGAAGAAGTAAAAGCACAAAGAAGTAATGCGTTAATACAGTTGGCGGAAACGATGACAAAAGAATATCAGTCCTATTTTGAAGGAAAAACTGAAACTATATTAATTGAAGAAGCTATGGTTATTGATGGCATAACCTATCAAGTTGGACATAATGAAAGATATCTTAAGCTGGCTGTTAAGTCAGAAGAAGATTTGACAAATCAACTGGTTTCAGCTAAAGTTTGCGGCTATCTTAGCAAAGAAATCATGTTTTGTGAAATAATGGATTGA
- the ruvX gene encoding Holliday junction resolvase RuvX: MRIMGLDFGSVTVGVAISDELLITAQGIETIRRKYETKLRQTLARIETLIQEYGVEKIVLGYPKNMNNTVGERAVKSEEFADTLRRRTGLEVVLWDERLTTIAAHQTLELGNVNRKDRKEVIDKIAAVLILQGYLDFLRHQRDKIGEI, translated from the coding sequence ATGAGAATTATGGGACTCGATTTCGGTTCTGTTACGGTAGGAGTAGCTATCAGCGATGAATTATTAATTACAGCGCAGGGAATAGAGACAATACGTAGAAAATATGAAACGAAATTAAGACAGACATTGGCAAGAATAGAAACTCTTATACAGGAATATGGAGTGGAGAAGATAGTACTTGGTTATCCCAAGAATATGAACAATACAGTAGGCGAACGCGCAGTAAAATCCGAGGAATTCGCAGATACATTAAGAAGAAGAACAGGTTTAGAGGTAGTGCTTTGGGATGAAAGACTGACAACCATTGCTGCGCACCAAACATTGGAATTAGGAAATGTAAACCGCAAAGACCGTAAAGAAGTAATAGATAAAATTGCGGCGGTATTAATATTACAAGGTTATCTGGATTTCTTAAGACATCAAAGGGATAAAATAGGAGAAATATAA
- a CDS encoding cysteine desulfurase family protein, which yields MEIYLDNAATTRAFDSVNKLMLQALELDYGNPSSLHRKGLAAEKLIKEAKEILAKSLKVDTKEIYFTSGGTESNNLALIGAAYGNKRAGNHIITTRIEHPSVHNPLIFLEEQGFRVTYVPVDGNGKIIEDDLLAAIDKDTILVSLMYVNNEVGAVQNIRNLSGKIKGKKSDIIIHVDAIQAFGKYTIYPKREGIDLLSASGHKIHGPKGSGVLFIRDKVKVNPIVFGGGQQKGMRSGTENVPAIAGLGQAVKEIYLGHQERIDKLYTLKKVFIDGVKQLEGVTVNCVGDELKDSAPHITSVSFEGIRSEVLLHALEDKGIYVSSGSACASNHPQLSGTLKAIGLPKNLLDSTLRFSFSVFTKEEEIEYTLSVLRELVPLLKRYNRH from the coding sequence ATGGAAATATATTTAGACAATGCGGCTACAACCAGAGCATTTGATTCCGTGAATAAATTGATGCTTCAGGCCCTTGAACTTGATTATGGGAATCCGTCTTCTCTTCATAGAAAGGGATTAGCGGCAGAAAAGCTCATAAAAGAAGCAAAAGAAATTCTGGCCAAGAGTCTTAAAGTTGATACAAAAGAGATATATTTTACCTCTGGAGGAACGGAGTCTAATAATCTTGCGTTAATTGGTGCGGCCTATGGTAACAAGAGGGCGGGAAATCACATTATAACCACTCGGATAGAACACCCTTCTGTACATAATCCGCTGATATTTTTGGAAGAGCAGGGGTTTCGCGTTACTTATGTTCCAGTCGATGGGAACGGAAAGATTATAGAGGATGATTTATTAGCTGCGATTGATAAAGACACTATTTTGGTGTCTTTAATGTATGTCAATAATGAGGTTGGTGCGGTACAGAACATCCGTAATCTCTCTGGTAAGATAAAAGGGAAAAAATCTGATATAATAATACACGTCGATGCAATTCAGGCTTTTGGTAAATATACAATCTATCCAAAAAGGGAAGGAATTGATTTATTGTCTGCCAGCGGGCATAAGATTCACGGACCAAAGGGTAGTGGGGTACTGTTTATTAGGGATAAGGTCAAAGTCAACCCAATCGTATTTGGAGGGGGACAGCAAAAAGGTATGCGTTCCGGCACGGAAAATGTTCCTGCCATTGCAGGACTTGGACAGGCTGTGAAAGAAATATATCTAGGACATCAGGAAAGAATAGATAAATTATATACTTTAAAAAAAGTTTTTATAGATGGGGTGAAACAACTGGAAGGTGTCACTGTAAATTGTGTTGGTGATGAGTTAAAAGATTCAGCACCACATATAACCAGTGTTAGCTTTGAAGGCATCCGTAGTGAAGTCTTACTGCATGCCTTGGAGGATAAAGGTATATATGTATCTTCCGGTTCTGCCTGTGCGTCTAATCACCCGCAGCTTAGTGGTACACTAAAGGCAATTGGATTACCAAAGAATTTATTAGATTCTACCCTGCGGTTCAGCTTTTCCGTATTTACAAAGGAAGAAGAGATTGAGTATACTCTTAGTGTGTTAAGAGAGCTTGTACCTCTTCTAAAAAGGTATAACAGACATTAA
- the prmA gene encoding 50S ribosomal protein L11 methyltransferase — MKWTKLTLSTMAEAVDLVSNMLSELGIEGIEIVDNVPITEQEKKAMFIDILPELDLDDKTAEISFYLGEEDSLQTITYQIQEGLRELSGYVDVGSGVIEVSETEDTDWINNWKAYFKPFRIDDTIVIKPTWEELASVGEKDIVIEIDPGTSFGTGSHETTKLCILGIKKHLKPGMHLLDVGCGSGILSIVGAKLGADRIFATDIDSNAVNSAYENAEVNKISTNILNIVSGDIISDNTLQQKAGMECYDMAVANILADVIIPLSAEIGQHIKPGGFFISSGIINTKKEQVKAAVLENGFQILEINEMGDWVSIVAQKPVRD; from the coding sequence ATGAAATGGACAAAACTGACTTTATCAACTATGGCAGAGGCGGTAGACCTGGTAAGTAATATGTTAAGCGAATTAGGTATTGAAGGGATAGAGATTGTTGATAATGTCCCAATTACAGAACAGGAAAAGAAAGCAATGTTCATTGACATCCTACCCGAACTGGATTTAGATGATAAAACTGCCGAAATAAGTTTTTATCTGGGGGAAGAAGATAGTTTACAGACTATAACCTATCAAATTCAAGAAGGATTAAGAGAATTATCTGGTTATGTAGATGTTGGCAGTGGCGTTATAGAGGTTTCTGAAACAGAAGATACAGACTGGATTAATAATTGGAAAGCATATTTTAAGCCTTTTCGTATTGATGATACGATTGTAATCAAACCGACTTGGGAAGAACTTGCCAGTGTGGGTGAGAAAGACATTGTAATAGAAATTGACCCCGGTACATCTTTTGGTACTGGCTCACATGAAACTACAAAACTGTGTATACTAGGTATAAAAAAACATTTAAAACCTGGTATGCATTTACTGGATGTAGGCTGTGGAAGTGGAATACTTTCAATTGTGGGGGCAAAATTAGGAGCAGACAGGATATTTGCTACAGACATAGATTCGAATGCTGTGAATTCAGCATATGAAAATGCAGAAGTAAATAAGATATCAACAAATATTTTAAATATAGTCAGCGGAGATATTATATCCGATAATACATTACAGCAGAAAGCAGGGATGGAATGCTATGACATGGCAGTAGCAAATATACTGGCAGATGTCATTATTCCATTGTCTGCTGAAATTGGACAGCATATAAAACCAGGGGGATTCTTTATCAGCTCAGGTATCATTAATACCAAAAAGGAGCAGGTTAAAGCCGCAGTATTAGAAAATGGATTTCAAATCCTTGAAATAAATGAAATGGGAGACTGGGTATCCATTGTGGCACAAAAACCAGTAAGAGATTAA
- a CDS encoding HPr family phosphocarrier protein: MKTIKISLNSIDKVKSFVNDVTKFDSDFDLVSGRYVIDAKSIMGIFSLDLSKPIDLNIHNDDSVEKILNVLKPYIVE, translated from the coding sequence ATGAAAACAATAAAAATCTCTCTTAATTCAATCGACAAGGTTAAATCCTTTGTAAATGATGTTACTAAATTCGATTCAGATTTTGATTTAGTTTCCGGCAGATACGTAATTGATGCAAAATCCATTATGGGTATCTTTAGCTTGGATTTATCAAAACCTATTGACCTGAATATTCATAATGATGATAGTGTTGAAAAAATTCTTAATGTTTTAAAACCTTATATTGTTGAATAA